A genomic segment from Octopus sinensis linkage group LG4, ASM634580v1, whole genome shotgun sequence encodes:
- the LOC115210378 gene encoding centromere/kinetochore protein zw10 homolog, giving the protein MAATSSSLKAILSESSSENYDITTKLNELSRRINKMKVNIHDIIQNKYVDFLPQLIIAQKLSKRVENLKGEMKTVKTEINTEISSQLNKSNNQFQKLSSQREEATLTLSFLEKLLVLNQHLESADEAFRHTKFVEVTGNLLTLQKILSKPVHVREEEIKILNAIQTEIKIQNERLIPELNETWKRHIVWDVHDINSAEGKINKLKIIIPPKNDKILQETVQAMWKIDILDPWLVKFGNNLLNYFIKPIITNPTRLLEQSEGTCLALAIDPPNEESQTSPEDVLSQIAIIMKKLNENLFSVPLTSSNDGTQPAISLMERFGCLNSQEICRVIVQDCLLHAIPCNNKDLEKFNDVIAVVNSFQNQMSDMSFIDEKITSLKDFMENVNVLFANKKCQEILEAAHKLMTSEIHQTLVISNDKPLGELPSLDSEAPATKKAKKIEILANETHLSDNTFRLPTCHISESVVKLITLSYETLTEAVSSSAPCAIKMFYAVRNMFEIFCCVFPTYHKQRLTTLPQLTAIHYNNCMYIAHHLMLLGPQFNRMLPPPLCEGAGTFMDLIQKIRSIGTGDLLQQMATQRKDILECLSSAAGFVSISDERNRFSAERSIKQVVYKLNHLKTVWEDILPPNIYFKAMGALINCVLVEMISSIINLVDISAEEASHLHQLLCLLNEKAEPLFCTKHNDDSSNNAHVKIQLQRNIPSWIKFKELIFVLNANLQEISDRWADGKGVLAHEFSSNEMKLLIQALFQNTDRRAAVLARL; this is encoded by the exons ATGGCGGCGACTTCATCGTCTCTCAAGGCAATTCTGTCTGAAT CATCTTCAGAAAATTATGACATCACAACCAAGTTGAATGAGCTGAGCAGAAGAATCAACAAGATGAAAGTAAATATTCATGATATCATCCAAAACAAATATGTTGACTTTCTCCCCCAATTGATTATTGCCCAAAAACTCTCCAAAAGAGTAGAAAACTTGAAGGGGGAGATGAAAACTGTAAAGACGGAAATAAATACTGAG ATTAGTTCCCAGTTGAATAAATCAAATAATCAGTTCCAAAAATTGTCCAGCCAACGAGAGGAAGCAACGTTAACACTGTCTTTTCTTGAAAAACTGCTCGTTTTGAATCAGCACCTTGAGTCAGCTGATGAAGCCTTTCGTCACACTAAATTTGTAGAAGTAACTGGAAATTTGCTGACCCTCCAAAAAATTCTTTCCAAGCCAGTCCATGTGCGCGAggaggaaataaaaattttaaatgccatcCAAACTGAAATAAAGATTCAGAACGAGAGACTTATTCCAGAACTCAATGAAACCTGGAAGCGACATATTGTATGGGATGTTCATGACATCAATTCAGCTGAaggaaaaatcaataaattaaaaataataattcctcCAAAAAATGATAAGATACTTCAGGAAACGGTACAAGCTATGTGGAAGATTGATATTCTAGATCCATGGCTTGTCAAATTTGGCAACAACCttcttaattatttcattaagcCAATTATCACAAATCCAACCAGACTACTTGAGCAATCAGAAGGCACTTGTTTGGCTCTTGCCATTGATCCTCCTAATGAAGAAAGTCAGACCAGTCCTGAGGATGTTCTCTCTCAAATTGCTATAATTATGAAGAAACTCAATGAAAATCTCTTTTCTGTTCCTCTTACCTCTTCCAATGATGGTACACAGCCAGCAATTTCTCTGATGGAACGTTTTGGTTGCCTTAATTCTCAAGAAATATGTCGAGTAATTGTCCAAGACTGTCTCTTACATGCAATTCCTTGTAATAACAAAGATTTAGAAAAGTTCAATGATGTTATTGCAGTGGTGAATTCATTTCAAAATCAAATGTCTGACATGTCATTTATTGATGAGAAAATTACCTCCTTGAAAGATTTTATGGAGAATGTTAATGTTCTCTTTGCAAATAAAAAATGTCAGGAGATTCTTGAAGCAGCACACAAATTAATGACTTCTGAGATTCATCAAACTTTAGTAATATCTAATGACAAACCTCTTGGAGAATTGCCTTCACTGGATTCTGAAGCTCCAGCTACTAAGAAAgccaagaaaatagaaatattggcTAATGAGACTCATCTTAGTGATAATACCTTTAGATTACCTACATGTCATATAAG tgAATCTGTTGTGAAGCTAATAACATTATCCTATGAAACCCTCACAGAAGCTGTATCCAGTTCTGCTCCATGTGCCATTAAGATGTTTTATGCTGTGCgaaatatgtttgagatattttgttgtgtttttcctACTTACCACAAACAACGTTTGACCACTTTACCACAATTAACTG CCATCCACTACAACAATTGTATGTACATAGCTCATCATCTTATGCTCCTTGGGCCTCAATTCAATCGTATGCTACCACCTCCACTGTGTGAGGGTGCAGGTACATTCATGGACCTAATTCAGAAAATCCGTTCAATTGGAACAGGGGATTTGTTGCAACAAATGGCAACACAAAGAAAGGATATTCTTGAATGCCTTAGCTCTGCTGCAG gatttgtttccatttctgacGAAAGAAACCGTTTTTCTGCTGAGCGCTCTATTAAGCAAGTTGTCTACAAGCTGAACCACCTAAAAACAGTATGGGAAGACATTCTTCCTCCTAATATCTACTTCAAAGCTATGG GTGCACTTATAAACTGTGTCTTGGTGGAAATGATTAGCAGCATCATAAATTTAGTGGACATAAGTGCAGAAGAAGCCAGTCACCTGCATCAACTGCTTTGTCTTTTGAATGAGAAAGCTGAACCATTGTTTTGTACGAAACATAATGATGATTCAAGTAACAATGCTCATGTCAAAATTCAGTTACAACGGAACATTCCTAGCTGGATAAAGTTTAAAGAACTCATTTTTGTTCTTAATGCCAATTTACAAGAAATTTCTGACCGGTGGGCTGATGGCAAAGGCGTTTTAGCACATGAGTTTTCAAGTAATGAAATGAAACTGTTGATTCAAGCTCTATTTCAAAATACTGACAGACGAGCTGCTGTGTTAGCTCGGTTATAG